In Polaribacter sp. L3A8, a genomic segment contains:
- a CDS encoding TolC family protein, translating to MKNSIKNSKLFLVGICAVMLLHSCVPTREVRKENTAVPETYLNKSVDTLNTAKTEWRSFFSDPYLISLIDTALVHNQELNIMLQSVDMFKNQIQAKKGEYLPFVNIFARAEVEKVGEHTRNGSVEKQLEIDGKEFPEPLTNYSVGLSASWELDIWKKLRNEKKAAVYEYLSSVEGKNFMTTNLVSEIADTYYELMALDNQLDIVNQNLDIQKNALRIVKLQKEAAKTTELAVSRFKAEVIKNRSEKHEIEQKIVVTEHKINFLTGQRPQYVKRKSKEFLTTKIDTTYAGVPSQLLQNRPDIRRAEFELAASKLNTKVARANFYPSVDISAGVGLESFKPKFLTSTPESLAYSLIGDVVGPLINRNAIKAAYKNASDQQLQSIFEYEKAILNAYIEVANELSNIKNLKTIYNLKAEQVSILTNSIALSTRLFKSARADYLEVLLTQREALDAKIELIETKKDQLIANIHIYKSLGGGWK from the coding sequence ATGAAAAATAGTATAAAAAACAGCAAACTATTTTTAGTAGGTATTTGCGCGGTAATGCTTTTACATTCCTGCGTACCTACTAGAGAAGTAAGAAAAGAAAACACTGCTGTTCCAGAAACATATTTAAATAAAAGTGTAGATACTTTAAATACTGCAAAAACTGAATGGCGTTCATTCTTCTCTGATCCTTATTTAATTTCTTTGATTGATACTGCATTGGTACATAATCAAGAATTAAATATAATGTTACAAAGTGTAGATATGTTTAAAAATCAGATTCAGGCTAAAAAAGGAGAATACCTTCCTTTTGTAAATATTTTTGCTAGAGCTGAAGTAGAAAAAGTAGGAGAACACACCAGAAATGGTTCAGTAGAAAAACAATTAGAAATTGATGGGAAAGAATTTCCTGAACCTCTAACTAATTATTCTGTAGGTCTCTCTGCTTCATGGGAATTAGATATTTGGAAAAAATTAAGAAATGAGAAAAAAGCAGCCGTTTATGAATATTTATCTTCTGTAGAAGGTAAAAACTTTATGACGACTAATTTAGTTTCGGAAATTGCAGATACGTATTATGAGTTGATGGCTTTAGATAATCAATTAGATATTGTAAATCAAAATTTAGATATTCAGAAAAATGCTTTAAGAATTGTAAAACTACAGAAGGAAGCTGCAAAAACAACAGAGTTAGCCGTTAGTAGATTTAAAGCAGAAGTGATTAAAAACCGAAGCGAAAAGCACGAAATTGAGCAAAAAATTGTGGTTACAGAACATAAAATTAATTTTTTAACAGGGCAAAGACCTCAGTATGTAAAAAGAAAATCTAAAGAGTTTTTAACAACTAAAATAGACACTACATACGCTGGTGTTCCTTCTCAATTGCTACAAAACAGACCTGATATTAGGAGAGCAGAATTTGAATTAGCAGCTTCTAAATTAAATACAAAAGTTGCTAGAGCTAATTTTTATCCTTCTGTTGATATTAGTGCAGGTGTAGGTTTAGAGTCTTTTAAACCAAAATTTTTAACAAGCACTCCAGAATCTCTTGCGTATTCTTTAATTGGTGATGTTGTAGGTCCTTTAATTAATAGAAATGCTATAAAAGCAGCTTATAAAAATGCAAGTGATCAACAGTTACAATCGATTTTTGAATATGAAAAAGCTATTTTAAATGCATATATAGAAGTTGCAAATGAGCTTTCTAATATTAAAAACCTAAAAACTATTTATAACTTAAAAGCAGAACAGGTATCAATTTTAACAAACTCGATAGCTCTTTCTACACGTTTATTTAAATCTGCTAGAGCAGATTATTTAGAGGTTTTACTTACCCAGAGAGAGGCGTTAGATGCAAAAATTGAATTGATTGAAACTAAAAAAGATCAATTAATAGCAAACATTCACATTTACAAATCTTTAGGCGGAGGATGGAAATAA
- a CDS encoding PLP-dependent cysteine synthase family protein, with the protein MTRNKGITNSILDLVGETPLIKLHKITKNLPGSYYAKFEAFNPGHSAKDRIALHIVQDAEKKGILKKGATIVETTSGNTGFSLAMISIVKGYKCILAVSDKSSKDKIDLLKSMGAEVHICPANVAPDDPRSYYEVAKKIHKKTKNSVYINQYFNELNIEAHYKSTGPEIWEQTDGKITHLVVASGTGGTISGTGKYLKEQNPNIKILGVDAIGSVLKKYHETKEFDLEEVSPYKIEGLGKNLIPTATDFDVIDIYEKVSDKEAALEARNIVKKEGIFPGYTSGAVMQATKQYAAKNMFDENSFVVLVFADHGSRYMNKIYSDDWMKQNDFL; encoded by the coding sequence ATGACTAGAAATAAAGGGATTACAAATTCAATATTAGATTTAGTAGGTGAAACCCCACTAATAAAACTTCATAAGATTACCAAGAATTTACCTGGTTCGTATTACGCAAAATTCGAAGCTTTTAATCCCGGTCATTCAGCAAAAGATAGAATTGCATTACACATTGTACAAGACGCAGAAAAAAAAGGCATCCTTAAAAAAGGCGCTACTATTGTAGAAACAACTTCTGGTAATACAGGGTTTAGTTTGGCAATGATAAGCATTGTAAAAGGATACAAATGTATTTTAGCTGTGAGCGATAAATCTTCTAAAGATAAAATAGATTTACTAAAATCTATGGGAGCAGAAGTGCATATTTGCCCTGCAAACGTAGCTCCAGATGATCCTAGATCTTATTATGAAGTTGCTAAAAAAATCCATAAAAAAACAAAGAATTCAGTGTATATTAACCAGTATTTTAATGAGCTAAATATAGAAGCACATTACAAAAGTACAGGTCCAGAAATCTGGGAACAAACAGATGGTAAAATTACACATTTAGTAGTAGCAAGTGGTACTGGAGGCACTATCTCTGGTACAGGAAAGTATTTAAAAGAACAAAACCCAAACATCAAAATTTTAGGAGTAGATGCTATTGGTTCTGTGTTAAAAAAATACCACGAAACCAAAGAATTCGATTTAGAAGAGGTGAGCCCATATAAAATTGAAGGATTAGGTAAAAACTTAATTCCTACAGCGACCGATTTTGATGTGATAGATATCTATGAAAAAGTTTCTGATAAAGAAGCTGCATTAGAGGCTAGAAATATTGTTAAAAAAGAAGGGATTTTTCCAGGGTATACAAGTGGAGCTGTAATGCAAGCAACAAAACAATACGCAGCAAAAAATATGTTTGATGAGAATAGTTTTGTAGTGTTAGTTTTTGCAGATCATGGATCTCGTTATATGAATAAAATTTATAGCGATGATTGGATGAAACAGAACGATTTTTTGTAA
- a CDS encoding efflux RND transporter periplasmic adaptor subunit has translation MKKIFIVLFMLPIYTSCKHKIEEKHEAAKYLITSPIKKDTIITKDYVSQIHSIRHIEIRAIERGYLKTISVDEGQHLKKGQKMFNIMPNVYKAELQKAKAEAEVAAIEYKNTKLLADENVVSKNELAMSKANYDKEKAEVSLAETHLGFTDIRAPFDGIMDHLHAREGSLLDEGALLTTLSDNSKMWVYFNVPEAEYLDYIISTKKNEKEEVTLLMANNKPFNQKGIVETIEGEFNNETGNIAFRATFPNPDGILRHGETGSVIMTIPLKDALIIPQKVTFEILDKKYVYVVDKENTVKQQEIEISAELENLFVVSKGLSKDDKILLEGIRKVKNNETIHSEFVAPNLVISHLALYAE, from the coding sequence ATGAAAAAAATTTTCATTGTCTTGTTCATGCTACCAATTTACACTAGCTGTAAACACAAAATCGAAGAAAAACACGAAGCTGCAAAATACCTAATAACGAGTCCTATAAAAAAAGACACCATAATCACAAAAGATTACGTTAGCCAAATTCATTCTATTAGACACATAGAAATTAGAGCAATAGAAAGAGGATATTTAAAAACGATATCTGTAGATGAAGGTCAACATCTTAAAAAAGGACAAAAAATGTTTAACATTATGCCTAATGTTTACAAAGCAGAACTACAAAAAGCAAAAGCTGAAGCAGAAGTTGCCGCAATAGAATATAAAAACACAAAATTGTTGGCTGATGAAAATGTAGTTTCTAAAAATGAATTAGCCATGTCTAAAGCTAATTATGACAAAGAAAAAGCAGAAGTTTCTTTAGCTGAAACTCATTTAGGGTTTACAGATATTAGAGCTCCTTTTGATGGAATAATGGACCATCTTCACGCAAGAGAAGGGAGTTTATTAGACGAAGGAGCATTACTAACCACTTTATCTGATAATAGTAAAATGTGGGTTTATTTTAATGTACCAGAAGCAGAATATTTAGATTATATCATAAGTACTAAAAAGAACGAAAAAGAAGAAGTTACTTTATTAATGGCCAATAACAAACCTTTTAATCAAAAAGGAATTGTAGAAACTATAGAAGGTGAATTTAATAATGAAACCGGAAACATTGCATTTAGAGCAACTTTTCCTAATCCAGATGGAATTTTAAGACATGGTGAAACAGGTAGTGTTATTATGACAATTCCTTTAAAAGATGCTCTTATTATTCCTCAAAAAGTAACTTTTGAAATCTTAGATAAAAAATACGTTTATGTTGTTGATAAAGAAAACACCGTTAAACAACAAGAAATTGAAATTTCTGCAGAATTAGAAAACTTATTTGTAGTAAGTAAAGGTCTTTCTAAAGATGATAAAATTTTACTTGAAGGAATTAGAAAAGTAAAAAATAATGAAACGATACATAGTGAATTTGTAGCTCCAAATTTGGTTATATCACACTTAGCACTTTACGCAGAATAA
- a CDS encoding aminotransferase class I/II-fold pyridoxal phosphate-dependent enzyme, which produces MTKDLFERIEADKGPLGKWAKQAEGYYVFPKLEGPISNRMSFNGKKVVTWSINDYLGLANHPEVLKADGAAATEHGMAYPMGARMMSGHTKFHEQLEQECAEFVEKDAAYLVNFGYQGMVSAIDALVTKHDVIVYDMDTHACIIDGVRLHAGKRFVYKHNDMVSFEKNIKRAQKMAEKTGGGILVISEGVFGMRGEQGRLKEIVAFKKEYNFRLLVDDAHGFGTLGKDGKGTGVEQGVQDEIDVYFATFAKSMAGIGAFFAGNKEVIQYLQYNMRSQMFAKSLPMAMVKGALKRLDMLRTMPELKETLWRNTNALQSGLRAAGFDLGTTQTCITPVFLKGDIPEAMAMVNDLRENHGIFCSIVVYPVIPKGLIILRLIPTATHTQDDIDETITAFSAIRELLENGTYKKIAASMV; this is translated from the coding sequence ATGACGAAAGATTTATTTGAAAGAATAGAAGCAGATAAAGGTCCCTTAGGTAAATGGGCAAAACAAGCAGAAGGCTATTATGTTTTTCCTAAATTAGAAGGACCAATATCTAACAGAATGTCTTTTAATGGTAAAAAAGTTGTTACTTGGAGTATCAATGATTATTTAGGTTTAGCAAATCACCCAGAAGTTTTAAAAGCAGATGGAGCTGCTGCTACAGAGCACGGTATGGCTTACCCAATGGGAGCAAGAATGATGTCTGGGCATACTAAATTTCATGAACAATTAGAGCAAGAATGTGCTGAGTTTGTAGAAAAAGATGCTGCATATTTAGTAAACTTTGGATATCAAGGAATGGTATCTGCAATTGATGCTTTGGTAACTAAGCACGATGTTATTGTATACGACATGGATACTCATGCATGTATTATAGATGGAGTTCGTTTACACGCTGGTAAACGTTTTGTTTATAAGCATAATGACATGGTAAGTTTTGAAAAAAACATTAAGCGTGCTCAAAAGATGGCAGAAAAAACAGGCGGAGGAATTTTAGTGATTTCTGAAGGTGTTTTTGGTATGCGAGGAGAACAAGGACGGTTAAAAGAAATTGTTGCTTTTAAAAAAGAATATAATTTTAGATTGCTAGTAGATGATGCACATGGTTTTGGTACTTTAGGTAAAGATGGTAAAGGAACAGGTGTAGAGCAAGGAGTACAAGATGAAATAGATGTATACTTTGCAACGTTTGCAAAATCTATGGCAGGTATTGGAGCTTTTTTTGCAGGGAATAAAGAAGTAATTCAGTATTTACAATACAATATGCGTTCTCAAATGTTTGCAAAATCATTACCAATGGCAATGGTTAAAGGAGCATTAAAACGTTTAGATATGTTACGTACAATGCCAGAATTGAAAGAAACATTGTGGAGAAACACAAATGCTTTACAATCTGGTTTACGTGCTGCTGGTTTCGATTTAGGAACTACGCAAACTTGTATAACACCCGTATTTTTAAAAGGAGATATACCAGAAGCAATGGCAATGGTAAATGATTTACGTGAAAACCACGGAATCTTTTGTTCTATTGTAGTGTACCCAGTAATACCAAAAGGATTAATTATTTTAAGATTGATACCAACTGCAACACACACACAAGATGATATTGATGAAACAATTACCGCTTTTTCTGCGATTAGAGAATTGCTAGAAAATGGTACGTATAAAAAAATTGCAGCTTCAATGGTGTAA
- a CDS encoding DEAD/DEAH box helicase: MSTFLELGLKEPINRALTDLGYEKPTVIQEKAIPQIISSTDDLKAFAQTGTGKTAAFSLPILELLDTNSKNVQAIILSPTRELAVQIGNNIKDFCKYLPDVKVATVYGGSSMEDQIRSLKRGAQIVVGTPGRTVDLINRRALKLGNVQWLVLDEADEMLNMGFKDELDKVLEATPETKQTLLFSATFPREVESIARNYMTNPVEITSGQKNSGSENVSHEYYAVTERTRYPALKRIADLNPDIYAIIFCRTRRETQEVADNLIKDGYSADALHGDLSQAQRDSVMGKFRKKSIQILVATDVAARGLDVTELTHVINHKLPDQIENYTHRSGRTGRAGNKGISIVLVNGKEKGKLRQIEKIIQKKFVEGKVPSGKEICQNQLMNLIDKVVNIEVNETQINEFLPSIYAKLEDLDREELIKKFVSLEFNTMLAYYENAKDLNDLSSRDNSRARTVNENMTRFFINIGRKDNLNPGKLIGLINDQNIGDKIEIGSIDILDTFSFFELDKNFEDQTLEAFSSNQPDFDGRSVNIEITKKERSGGGRRGGKKPFGKKDGGGFGRRRGSEGSSNRGGDSSSKGRSDRRSSDRSDRSSGSASGERRSSGGFGRKRRES, translated from the coding sequence ATGTCAACATTTTTAGAATTAGGTTTAAAAGAACCGATTAACAGAGCATTGACGGATTTAGGTTACGAAAAACCTACCGTAATTCAGGAAAAAGCAATTCCACAAATTATTTCATCTACAGACGATTTAAAAGCATTTGCACAAACAGGTACAGGTAAGACTGCTGCTTTTAGTTTGCCAATATTAGAGCTTTTAGATACCAATAGTAAGAACGTACAAGCTATTATTTTATCACCAACAAGAGAACTTGCAGTTCAAATTGGTAATAATATTAAAGATTTTTGTAAATACTTACCAGATGTTAAAGTAGCTACCGTTTATGGTGGTTCTAGTATGGAAGATCAAATTAGATCTTTAAAAAGAGGAGCACAAATTGTTGTTGGAACTCCGGGTAGAACCGTAGATTTAATTAACAGAAGAGCTTTAAAATTAGGTAACGTTCAATGGTTAGTCTTAGACGAAGCAGATGAAATGTTAAACATGGGTTTTAAAGATGAATTAGATAAGGTTTTAGAAGCTACACCAGAAACAAAACAAACATTATTGTTTTCTGCAACTTTTCCAAGAGAAGTAGAGTCTATTGCTAGAAATTATATGACCAACCCAGTAGAAATTACTTCTGGTCAAAAGAATTCTGGTTCAGAAAACGTAAGTCATGAGTATTATGCAGTTACAGAAAGAACTCGTTACCCAGCTTTAAAAAGAATAGCAGATTTAAACCCTGATATTTATGCAATTATATTTTGTAGAACTCGTAGAGAAACACAAGAAGTTGCAGACAATTTAATAAAAGATGGTTATAGTGCAGATGCTTTACATGGAGATTTATCTCAAGCGCAAAGAGATTCTGTAATGGGTAAATTCCGTAAAAAATCAATTCAAATACTAGTAGCTACAGATGTTGCTGCTCGTGGATTAGATGTTACAGAATTAACTCACGTAATTAACCATAAATTACCAGATCAGATAGAAAACTACACACACAGAAGTGGTAGAACTGGTAGAGCTGGTAACAAAGGTATTTCTATTGTTTTAGTGAATGGAAAAGAGAAAGGTAAATTACGCCAAATCGAAAAAATCATTCAAAAGAAATTTGTAGAAGGAAAAGTACCTTCTGGTAAAGAGATTTGCCAAAATCAATTAATGAACTTAATTGACAAGGTTGTAAATATTGAAGTAAACGAAACTCAAATTAACGAGTTTTTACCAAGTATTTATGCAAAATTAGAAGATTTAGATAGAGAAGAATTAATTAAGAAATTTGTTTCTTTAGAATTCAACACCATGTTAGCGTATTACGAAAACGCTAAAGATTTAAACGATTTATCTTCTAGAGACAACTCTAGAGCTAGAACGGTTAATGAAAACATGACACGTTTCTTTATCAATATTGGTAGAAAAGACAATTTAAACCCTGGTAAATTAATAGGTTTAATTAATGACCAAAATATTGGAGACAAAATAGAAATTGGTTCTATAGATATCTTAGATACTTTTTCTTTCTTTGAGCTTGATAAAAATTTCGAAGATCAAACATTAGAAGCTTTTTCTAGCAATCAACCAGATTTTGACGGACGCTCTGTAAACATAGAGATTACTAAGAAAGAACGTTCTGGTGGTGGACGAAGAGGTGGTAAAAAACCTTTCGGTAAAAAAGACGGTGGAGGTTTTGGAAGACGTAGAGGTTCTGAAGGTTCATCTAACAGAGGTGGAGACTCTTCTAGTAAAGGAAGATCAGACAGACGTTCTTCTGACAGATCAGACAGAAGCTCTGGTAGTGCTTCTGGAGAGAGAAGATCATCTGGCGGTTTCGGAAGAAAACGTAGAGAAAGTTAA
- a CDS encoding efflux RND transporter permease subunit has translation MFSKFIKRPVLAIVISVMIVFIGSLAIKQLPISQFPPIAPTTVNIFIAYPGSSADVLVNSTLIPLETAINGVQGMRYIASDATSAGEGTLRIIFEPGTDPNQAVVRIKTRVDQVMPLLPELVQREGVVITPVQPSMLMYVNLFSKEKKNDEKFLYNYAYTKIIPEIQRINGIASAKILGSRKYAMRVWLKPDRMRAYKISAEEVLEAMEDQSILARPGRLGRSSGKTAQSLEYVLTYENRYNKADQYKEIIVKANEDGQIVKLSDIADVELGSEFFDIYSNLDGHPSASIVLKQTFGSNGSDVIKTVKEKLKELEVDLPPGIDFKISYDVSNFLDASVEQVLHTLRDAFILVGIVVFLFLGDWRSTLIPIIAVPVSLIGSFFVMQLFGLSINLITLFALVLAIGIVVDNAIVVVEAVHVKMEEDNLTPYKASYEVLNEIGGAIIAITLVMVSVFIPTSFMTGPVGVFYRQFSITMAGSIVISAIVALTLTPVLCAMMLKNNHGKPKSKSPIDRFIRWFNAGFERLTGSYVKILNKIVARRIVTFGLLIAFCAGIFITNKTLPAGFIPNEDQGMIYAIIQTPPGATLERTNEVAKKLQKICEETEGVASVSSLAGYEIMTEGRGSNAGTCIINLKSWHDREHSVHEIMEELEEETKDLGAVIEYFEPPAVPGFGSSGGFSMRLLDKTNSTGYHEFERINKEFMAALSKRKELTGLFTFFSANYPQYKLKINNKVAMQKGVSIGKAMENLNILIGSTYEQGFIRFGRFFKVYTQAAPEYRRLPTDLEKLYVKSESGEMVPYSSFMTITKELGPNEITRYNLYNSATIRGLPAKGFTSGDAIKAIKEVAAKELPKGYDVGWEGLTFDEANRGNESLYIFIVVLIFVYFVLAAQYESFLLPLAVILSLPVGVFGSFFLLKAMGLANDVYAQIGIIMLVGLLGKNAVLIVEFAVQKRRQGATILQAAVEGSKARFRPILMTSFAFVAGLIPLVFATGAGAIGNRTIGGSALGGMLIGTVFGVLLIPGLYFVFAKMADGKSLIKDEESQPLSEELMHKIQDDSTSKLKLKIQEISKLLKKLTKRKDNEK, from the coding sequence ATGTTTAGTAAATTTATAAAAAGACCCGTTTTGGCTATTGTCATTTCGGTGATGATCGTATTTATAGGGTCGCTTGCTATTAAGCAATTACCCATATCACAATTTCCACCAATTGCACCTACAACCGTAAATATCTTTATTGCATATCCTGGTTCTAGTGCAGATGTATTGGTAAACTCTACGTTAATTCCTTTAGAAACTGCCATAAACGGGGTACAAGGAATGCGTTATATAGCTTCGGATGCAACAAGTGCTGGAGAAGGAACCTTACGTATTATTTTCGAGCCCGGTACAGACCCAAACCAAGCAGTAGTTAGGATAAAAACCAGAGTAGATCAAGTAATGCCGTTATTACCAGAATTGGTACAACGAGAAGGTGTTGTTATTACACCAGTACAACCGAGTATGTTAATGTATGTGAATCTTTTTAGCAAAGAAAAAAAGAATGATGAAAAGTTTTTATACAACTACGCGTACACAAAAATTATCCCAGAAATACAACGTATTAACGGTATTGCAAGTGCAAAAATTTTAGGAAGCAGAAAATATGCTATGAGAGTTTGGTTAAAACCAGACAGAATGAGAGCGTATAAAATTTCTGCGGAAGAAGTTTTAGAAGCCATGGAAGACCAAAGTATTTTGGCAAGACCTGGTCGTTTAGGAAGAAGCTCTGGTAAAACAGCACAATCTTTAGAATATGTTTTAACTTATGAAAACAGGTATAATAAAGCAGACCAGTACAAAGAGATAATTGTTAAAGCAAATGAAGATGGTCAAATAGTAAAACTATCTGATATTGCTGATGTAGAATTAGGAAGTGAATTTTTTGATATCTATTCTAATTTAGACGGACATCCCTCTGCCTCTATCGTTCTAAAACAAACTTTTGGTAGTAATGGTAGTGATGTAATTAAGACGGTTAAAGAAAAATTAAAAGAGTTAGAAGTTGATTTACCTCCGGGAATTGATTTTAAAATTAGTTATGATGTTTCTAATTTCTTAGATGCATCTGTAGAACAAGTTTTACATACGCTTAGAGATGCTTTTATATTGGTAGGAATTGTTGTTTTCTTATTTTTGGGAGATTGGCGTTCTACATTAATACCTATTATTGCGGTACCTGTTTCTTTAATTGGCTCCTTTTTTGTAATGCAGCTATTTGGTCTTTCCATTAACTTAATTACACTTTTTGCTTTAGTATTGGCAATTGGTATTGTTGTAGATAATGCCATTGTTGTGGTAGAGGCTGTTCATGTTAAAATGGAAGAAGACAATCTTACTCCATACAAAGCGTCTTATGAAGTTTTAAATGAAATTGGAGGCGCAATTATTGCAATTACATTAGTAATGGTTTCTGTATTTATTCCTACTTCATTTATGACCGGACCTGTAGGTGTTTTCTATCGTCAGTTTTCGATAACAATGGCGGGTTCTATTGTAATTTCTGCAATTGTTGCCCTAACATTAACACCAGTTCTTTGTGCTATGATGTTAAAAAACAATCATGGTAAACCAAAAAGTAAATCTCCAATAGATCGTTTTATTCGTTGGTTTAATGCAGGTTTCGAAAGACTTACTGGAAGTTATGTAAAAATATTGAACAAAATTGTTGCGAGAAGAATTGTAACATTCGGTCTTTTAATTGCTTTCTGTGCGGGAATTTTTATCACAAATAAAACACTACCTGCAGGTTTTATTCCTAATGAAGATCAAGGAATGATTTATGCAATTATTCAAACTCCACCTGGAGCAACCTTAGAAAGAACAAATGAAGTTGCTAAGAAATTACAAAAAATCTGTGAAGAAACAGAAGGAGTTGCATCGGTTTCTTCTTTAGCAGGTTATGAAATTATGACTGAAGGTAGAGGGTCTAATGCCGGTACATGCATCATCAACCTAAAATCTTGGCATGATCGTGAACATTCTGTACACGAAATTATGGAAGAATTAGAAGAAGAAACAAAAGATTTAGGTGCAGTTATAGAGTATTTTGAACCACCTGCGGTTCCTGGGTTTGGTTCTTCTGGTGGATTCTCTATGCGTTTATTAGATAAAACAAACTCTACAGGTTATCATGAATTTGAAAGAATAAACAAAGAATTTATGGCTGCTTTATCTAAACGTAAAGAGTTAACGGGTTTGTTTACATTCTTCTCTGCTAATTATCCACAGTATAAATTAAAAATTAACAACAAAGTTGCCATGCAAAAAGGGGTAAGCATTGGTAAAGCAATGGAAAACCTTAACATCTTAATTGGTAGTACTTACGAGCAAGGATTTATTCGTTTTGGTAGATTCTTTAAAGTGTATACACAAGCCGCACCAGAATATAGAAGACTTCCTACAGATTTAGAAAAATTATATGTAAAAAGTGAATCCGGAGAAATGGTTCCTTATTCTTCATTTATGACTATCACAAAAGAACTAGGTCCTAATGAGATTACAAGGTATAATTTATATAATTCTGCTACCATTAGAGGTTTACCTGCAAAAGGTTTTACAAGTGGAGATGCTATTAAAGCGATAAAAGAAGTTGCCGCTAAAGAATTACCAAAAGGCTATGATGTTGGTTGGGAAGGTTTAACTTTTGATGAAGCAAATAGAGGAAATGAATCTCTATACATTTTTATTGTTGTATTAATTTTTGTGTACTTTGTTTTAGCTGCTCAATATGAAAGTTTCTTATTGCCTTTAGCTGTTATTCTTTCTTTACCTGTTGGTGTTTTTGGTTCCTTTTTCTTACTGAAAGCGATGGGACTTGCCAATGATGTTTATGCCCAAATTGGTATTATTATGCTGGTTGGTTTACTCGGTAAAAATGCCGTATTAATTGTTGAATTTGCTGTACAAAAAAGACGCCAAGGCGCCACAATTTTACAAGCTGCCGTAGAAGGTTCTAAAGCAAGGTTTAGACCTATTTTAATGACCTCTTTTGCTTTTGTTGCTGGTTTAATTCCGTTAGTTTTTGCCACTGGAGCTGGTGCAATTGGTAATAGAACCATTGGTGGTTCTGCTCTTGGAGGTATGTTAATTGGTACTGTATTTGGTGTTTTATTAATTCCTGGTCTTTACTTTGTTTTTGCTAAAATGGCAGATGGTAAAAGTTTAATTAAAGATGAGGAAAGCCAACCATTATCAGAAGAATTGATGCACAAAATTCAAGACGATAGTACAAGCAAATTAAAACTTAAAATTCAAGAAATTTCAAAACTTTTGAAAAAATTAACCAAAAGAAAAGATAATGAAAAATAG